A DNA window from Bacteroides cellulosilyticus contains the following coding sequences:
- a CDS encoding Ppx/GppA family phosphatase: MPTTHTCYAAIDIGSNAVRLLIKKVKEDETVLNKRLSKVLLLRVPLRLGFDVFSLGEVSETKAVKLRRLMKAFRQLMKIYDVTDYRACATSAMRDARNGKSIIKKILKDTGISIEVIDGQEEARMIYNNHIECMADRTGNYIYVDVGGGSTEINLLVDGELQHSLSYNIGTVRMLSGAVREEVWGQMHDDLERLTEGLGEVNIIGSGGNINKLYRLAEKKDKKKLRLPVTSLQTLYDKLVPLTPEQRMDTFSLKADRADVIVPAAEIFLTIAKVVHSEYIHVPVIGLADGIIDSLYENKEGEN, from the coding sequence ATGCCAACTACTCATACTTGCTATGCCGCCATTGATATCGGCTCTAATGCCGTGCGGCTTTTAATTAAGAAAGTAAAAGAAGACGAGACTGTATTGAACAAGCGTCTCTCAAAAGTTTTGTTGCTTCGTGTGCCATTACGGCTTGGTTTCGATGTGTTTTCTTTAGGCGAAGTGTCCGAAACGAAGGCTGTAAAGCTACGCCGGTTAATGAAAGCTTTCCGCCAACTGATGAAGATTTATGATGTGACGGATTACCGTGCTTGCGCCACTTCGGCCATGCGGGATGCCCGTAATGGGAAATCCATTATCAAGAAGATATTGAAAGATACCGGTATCTCTATTGAAGTCATTGACGGTCAGGAAGAAGCTAGAATGATCTACAACAACCATATCGAGTGTATGGCCGACCGTACAGGTAATTATATTTATGTAGATGTCGGTGGTGGCAGTACTGAGATCAATCTGCTAGTTGACGGAGAACTGCAACATTCCCTATCTTACAACATTGGTACGGTACGTATGCTTAGTGGCGCGGTCCGCGAGGAGGTGTGGGGACAAATGCATGATGATCTGGAGCGATTGACTGAAGGTTTGGGAGAGGTGAATATCATCGGTTCCGGTGGCAATATCAATAAGCTCTATCGATTGGCGGAGAAGAAAGATAAGAAGAAGCTGCGTTTACCCGTCACTTCGCTGCAAACTCTGTATGATAAACTGGTGCCTTTGACACCTGAACAGCGTATGGATACATTTAGTTTGAAAGCTGACCGTGCAGATGTTATAGTTCCTGCTGCCGAAATCTTTCTGACTATTGCCAAGGTGGTACATTCCGAATATATACATGTTCCGGTGATTGGATTGGCGGATGGTATTATAGATAGTTTGTATGAAAATAAAGAAGGGGAAAATTAA